From one Candidatus Dependentiae bacterium genomic stretch:
- a CDS encoding MBL fold metallo-hydrolase codes for MNKNIYKQKTLTQFERVKELAHCFIKSLPMFIRSNNSKKYLENINLLDWFTPSIPIKQSQDLIVTWIGHSSFLIQISGFNILVDPIFYDSMFLFKRVLPPGIDINNLPKIDFILISHDHADHMNYKSLLKLKKHNAIMLTPKNTKKWFEKNKFENIFEFDWWQNFVFTLDDRTIEFNFLPAVHWSGRSINQINKSLWGSWMITANNKNIYFAGDTAYDSHFKDIAQKFNSIDVALLPIGPVEPRKIVKYSHIDSIEALNAFIDLNAKNFIPMHWGTFKGNLDTFYLPVQKLNNYWIEQQKLLVDKNLHILRFGQSIQF; via the coding sequence ATGAATAAAAATATTTATAAACAAAAAACTTTGACGCAATTTGAAAGAGTTAAAGAACTTGCTCATTGTTTTATAAAATCTTTACCTATGTTTATAAGATCTAATAATTCAAAAAAATATCTTGAAAATATTAATCTTCTTGATTGGTTCACTCCATCCATACCTATAAAACAAAGCCAAGATTTAATTGTAACTTGGATTGGTCATTCTTCTTTTTTAATTCAAATTTCCGGGTTTAATATTTTAGTTGATCCAATATTTTATGATTCGATGTTTTTATTTAAACGAGTTTTACCGCCCGGAATAGATATTAATAATTTGCCTAAAATAGATTTTATATTAATTTCTCATGACCATGCGGATCACATGAACTATAAAAGTTTACTGAAATTAAAAAAACATAATGCAATTATGCTTACTCCAAAGAATACTAAAAAATGGTTTGAAAAAAATAAATTTGAAAATATTTTTGAGTTTGATTGGTGGCAAAATTTTGTATTTACATTAGATGATAGAACTATAGAATTTAACTTTTTACCGGCTGTTCATTGGTCCGGTAGATCTATAAATCAAATTAATAAATCTCTTTGGGGTAGCTGGATGATAACTGCAAATAATAAAAATATTTATTTTGCAGGCGATACTGCTTATGACTCGCATTTTAAAGATATAGCTCAAAAATTTAATTCTATAGATGTTGCTTTATTACCTATCGGTCCGGTCGAACCCAGAAAAATTGTAAAATATTCTCATATTGATTCTATTGAAGCTTTAAATGCTTTTATCGATTTAAATGCAAAAAATTTTATTCCAATGCATTGGGGTACATTTAAAGGTAATCTTGATACTTTTTATTTGCCGGTACAAAAACTTAATAATTATTGGATAGAACAACAAAAATTATTGGTTGATAAAAATTTACATATTCTAAGATTTGGACAATCCATTCAGTTTTGA
- the mnmA gene encoding tRNA 2-thiouridine(34) synthase MnmA, translated as MNIAVLVSGGVDSSVALKLLKDQGYELTAFYLKIWLEDEVSYLGQCPWEEDLRYVTQVCEQLSVTLKVVNMQKQYWDKIVSYTIDEVRAGRTPSPDIFCNKRIKFGAFFDEVAGKFDKIATGHYAQIEQKANKFFLKKAVDSFKDQTYFLSHLNQEQLSKILFPIGHLKKEQVRSIAIENNLPNAKRKDSQGICFLGKIKFGDFIKQYLGEKQGDFVEIETGIVVGQHEGFWFYTVGQRKGIGLSGGPWYVVSKDTNNNIVYISNKYYSDEKNRKEFFVSDFNWILGIAPEDKNLKVKIRHGEYLYNCELIFLDTNKAKVILDKDDQGIASGQFAVFYEGEICLGCGKIE; from the coding sequence ATGAATATTGCAGTATTGGTTTCCGGTGGAGTTGATAGCTCTGTTGCTCTAAAATTGTTAAAAGATCAAGGGTATGAGTTAACAGCCTTTTATTTAAAAATTTGGCTTGAAGATGAAGTTTCTTATCTTGGGCAGTGCCCATGGGAAGAAGATTTGAGATATGTGACTCAGGTCTGTGAACAACTAAGTGTTACATTAAAAGTTGTAAATATGCAAAAGCAATATTGGGATAAAATTGTATCTTATACAATAGATGAAGTTAGAGCCGGTCGAACCCCAAGCCCGGATATTTTTTGTAATAAAAGAATAAAATTTGGTGCTTTTTTTGATGAAGTTGCAGGTAAATTTGATAAAATTGCGACAGGTCATTATGCACAAATAGAGCAAAAAGCTAACAAATTTTTTCTTAAAAAAGCTGTTGATAGTTTTAAAGATCAAACATACTTTTTATCACATTTAAACCAAGAACAGCTATCTAAAATTCTTTTTCCAATTGGTCATCTAAAAAAAGAGCAGGTACGCTCAATTGCTATAGAAAATAATTTGCCTAATGCTAAAAGAAAAGACAGCCAAGGTATTTGTTTTTTGGGTAAAATAAAATTTGGTGATTTTATAAAGCAATATCTTGGAGAAAAACAGGGTGATTTTGTAGAAATTGAAACAGGAATAGTTGTTGGACAACACGAAGGCTTTTGGTTTTATACAGTTGGACAACGTAAAGGAATTGGACTTTCAGGCGGACCATGGTATGTAGTTTCTAAAGATACAAATAACAATATAGTTTATATTTCTAATAAATATTATTCTGATGAAAAAAATAGAAAAGAATTTTTTGTATCTGATTTTAATTGGATTCTAGGAATTGCTCCTGAAGATAAAAATTTAAAAGTTAAAATAAGACACGGCGAATATTTATATAATTGTGAACTAATATTTCTGGATACAAATAAAGCTAAAGTAATTTTAGATAAAGATGATCAGGGGATTGCATCAGGTCAATTTGCCGTTTTTTATGAGGGTGAAATTTGTCTTGGGTGTGGAAAAATAGAGTAG